The window CGCATGCTCTACAAGATGCTTTTCGTGAAACCCGTCCTCGACACCACCATGAGCGGCCGCGTGACCGACGAAAGCCGCCTGCTGCAACCCTACTCCGGAAAAACCATCGGAGAAATCACCATCGACCGCCGGCAGGTCTTCGACCCCGGAGGCAACTGGCTCGAACGCACCGCCAACAAGACCCACCGCCTCACCCGCGAACGTGTCATCCGCCGCGACCTGCTTTTCGAACCGGGCGACACGCTCGATCCGGAACTGATCGTGCGCAACAAACAGCTGATCCGCTCGCGCGGCTACATCGCCGACATCGACATCGCGGTGCTGCCCGACGCCTTCGACTCGACGCGCGTCAACCTGGCCATCACCACGCGCGACAGCTGGACCATCTCGGTTGACGGAGGATGGTATTCCGAAAGCCGGACGATGGTCGGACTCTCCGACGCCAACATCCTCGGCTGGGGCAACAAGCTCAAACTCATGACCAACTTCAGCCGCAAGGACTTCTCCTACGGCGGCAACATGGTCGAATACGAAATCCCCAACGTACTGGGGAGCTTCTACACCGCGGAGTTCGCCGCCGGGCGCGACTTCTACAACTCGACGCTCGACATGGGGCTGCGCAAGGAATTCATCAAGCCCACCGACTACGAGATCGGCCTCACGTACAGCGACATCAAATCCAAACGCTACATGGTCGAGCAGGACACCTCGCTGCTGGTCAAGGAGCGGAACCTCGACGCCTGGGGCGGCTATTCCCGCTACCTGCGGCGGATCGGTTCGAGCGTCTACCTCACGGGACGCTACAACTACCGCCGCGTCAGCCGGCGGCCTCTGGTGGGACCGCATTTCAACCCGGCGCTGCACGATCAGGACGCCCTGCTGGTCGGGGCGGGACTCTACCGCGAGAAATTCTACACGGCCAACAT of the Alistipes senegalensis JC50 genome contains:
- a CDS encoding membrane protein, which codes for MYVRFCILVLTLTAAATASFARVAGPGAHMPDRFTPDSARVSNPDASARNQRLYDSIESKTNRRAVPRMLYKMLFVKPVLDTTMSGRVTDESRLLQPYSGKTIGEITIDRRQVFDPGGNWLERTANKTHRLTRERVIRRDLLFEPGDTLDPELIVRNKQLIRSRGYIADIDIAVLPDAFDSTRVNLAITTRDSWTISVDGGWYSESRTMVGLSDANILGWGNKLKLMTNFSRKDFSYGGNMVEYEIPNVLGSFYTAEFAAGRDFYNSTLDMGLRKEFIKPTDYEIGLTYSDIKSKRYMVEQDTSLLVKERNLDAWGGYSRYLRRIGSSVYLTGRYNYRRVSRRPLVGPHFNPALHDQDALLVGAGLYREKFYTANMIYGFGRREYLATGYKAELTTGYSWGEFNDAMYLGMSYETGGFRGVGYIMGGFTLGSYIDLNDGMWHRSAVDVDLRWFSNLFLFRRSRIRQFLAFNYTQGWNRGTGSDESIRFTRTDGLQALEEHIIGTNRMILNTETVVFTPYQPLGFRIAVFGFADFGLIGYSPNIFKNDFFTSLGLGVRLRNERLVFNTIQIRLGIAFGKNGLVESEYFRLSNSTRMEQYRYRPTRPEIVEFK